A part of Myxococcus landrumus genomic DNA contains:
- the epsD gene encoding exopolysaccharide biosynthesis glycosyltransferase EpsD produces the protein MTPSDAPTPRLSVVVATFNRLPLISRLLEQFAGQTLPPGQFEVVVVDDGSKEPVREPLLAQPRPFTLRVEVQANAGAAAARHRGVLAAKGEVVLVTDDDMQVAPDFLERHLEQHPPGSRNVVLGRIRPDPSIGDMPLFERWYAYLNHRMAEELSVPGARAHGNHLYTGNVSFRREDYVGVGGFDKSLGQSEDVELGVRLEKAGCAFVFASDAYVLHGSDHVSFERWLKRANRYGMFDTQVARKHPDVRGVNPWRLLFETHPLARPLLAATVVAPQATRLLTGAVMNAAKAADKLGLEKAAFAGTSVVYGMEYLRGARSEAGGWTGIAQEVARYLQGQRGR, from the coding sequence ATGACGCCCTCGGACGCCCCCACGCCCCGCCTCAGCGTCGTCGTCGCCACCTTCAACCGGCTGCCGCTCATCTCCCGACTGCTGGAGCAGTTCGCCGGGCAGACCCTGCCCCCCGGCCAGTTCGAGGTCGTCGTGGTGGATGACGGCTCCAAGGAGCCCGTCCGCGAGCCGCTGCTCGCCCAGCCGCGCCCCTTCACGTTGCGCGTGGAGGTGCAGGCCAACGCGGGCGCCGCCGCCGCGCGGCACCGGGGCGTGCTGGCCGCGAAAGGCGAGGTGGTGCTCGTCACCGACGACGACATGCAGGTGGCCCCCGACTTCCTGGAGCGGCACCTGGAGCAGCATCCCCCGGGCTCGCGCAACGTGGTGCTCGGCCGCATCCGGCCGGACCCGTCCATTGGCGACATGCCGCTGTTCGAGCGCTGGTACGCGTACCTCAACCACCGCATGGCGGAGGAGCTCTCCGTCCCCGGTGCGCGCGCGCACGGCAACCACCTGTACACGGGCAACGTGTCCTTCCGCCGCGAGGACTACGTGGGCGTGGGCGGCTTCGACAAGTCCCTGGGCCAGTCCGAGGACGTGGAGTTGGGCGTGCGCCTGGAGAAGGCAGGCTGCGCCTTCGTCTTCGCCAGCGACGCGTATGTGCTGCACGGCAGCGACCACGTCTCCTTCGAGCGCTGGCTCAAGCGCGCCAACCGCTACGGCATGTTCGACACGCAGGTGGCTCGCAAGCACCCGGACGTGCGCGGCGTCAATCCGTGGCGGCTCCTGTTCGAGACCCATCCGCTCGCGCGCCCGCTGCTCGCGGCGACGGTGGTGGCGCCGCAGGCGACCCGGCTGCTCACCGGCGCGGTGATGAACGCGGCGAAGGCCGCGGACAAGCTGGGCCTGGAGAAGGCCGCGTTCGCGGGCACGTCCGTGGTGTACGGCATGGAGTACCTCCGCGGCGCGCGCAGCGAGGCCGGCGGTTGGACGGGTATCGCCCAGGAGGTGGCCCGCTACCTCCAGGGGCAGAGGGGGAGATGA
- the epsC gene encoding serine O-acetyltransferase EpsC — translation MKEKRSLLGSLVSDARELARAAGGGMDAKSIARVVLSSDSYRITALNRAREAALDYHIPLVNHVLRVAQTAVMGIEIGKEVTLGKGVYFVHSLGVVIGGDARIGDRVRFYGNNTVGTAKDNGYPTIEDDVWIGAGARILGPVRIGARSRIGANAVVLQDVPPDSVAVGIPARIFPRKDTDDVVL, via the coding sequence ATGAAGGAAAAGCGCTCGCTCCTCGGCTCGCTCGTCTCCGACGCGCGCGAGCTGGCCAGGGCCGCTGGTGGCGGCATGGACGCGAAGTCCATCGCCCGGGTGGTGCTGAGCAGTGACTCGTACCGCATCACCGCGCTCAACCGCGCCCGCGAGGCCGCGCTCGACTACCACATCCCCCTGGTCAACCACGTGCTGCGCGTGGCGCAGACGGCGGTGATGGGGATTGAGATTGGCAAGGAAGTCACGCTCGGCAAGGGCGTGTACTTCGTGCACAGCCTGGGCGTCGTCATCGGCGGCGATGCGCGCATCGGCGACCGGGTGCGCTTCTACGGCAACAACACCGTGGGCACGGCCAAGGACAACGGCTACCCCACCATCGAGGACGACGTCTGGATTGGCGCCGGGGCCCGCATCCTGGGGCCGGTGCGCATCGGCGCCCGCTCGCGCATCGGCGCGAACGCGGTGGTGCTCCAGGACGTCCCTCCGGACAGCGTGGCCGTGGGCATTCCCGCTCGCATCTTTCCGCGCAAGGACACGGACGACGTGGTGCTGTGA
- the epsE gene encoding exopolysaccharide biosynthesis GT4 family glycosyltransferase EpsE has product MAVRKIGYLIPEFPGQTHIFFWRELQALPGKGVAPELVSTRPPPARIISHSWAREAMARTEYLAPPGPLGMVKAAAEVARAMPTGWARCLASIARAEGLDAKGRAQLLGFAVMGGRLASLARERGWSHVHVHSCANAAHVALFANLLSGLTYSMTLHGPLDDYGPNQKEKWRHAKFAFVITKKLLGEVNQELAGHLPASIELAPMGVELSKFNRSVPYAAWTGEGPLRIFSCGRLNPCKGHADLIDAVGVLRAKGIDARLAIAGEDEAGGTTYRKVLEAKLAETKLGDAVTLLGAVGEDKVRGEIERAHIFSLASLQEPLGVAIMEAMAMRAPVVVTGAGGVKELVDDGVDGLLVPPQAPLVLAEKLEKVARNPAEAERLGEAGRRKVETQFSSERSADMLALMLQRAVL; this is encoded by the coding sequence ATGGCCGTGCGGAAAATTGGCTATCTCATTCCCGAGTTTCCTGGACAGACGCACATCTTCTTCTGGCGTGAGCTGCAGGCGCTGCCAGGCAAGGGGGTGGCTCCAGAGCTGGTCTCCACTCGGCCGCCGCCCGCGCGAATCATCTCCCACAGTTGGGCGCGCGAGGCGATGGCGCGCACGGAGTACCTGGCGCCTCCTGGGCCGCTGGGCATGGTGAAGGCGGCGGCGGAGGTGGCGCGCGCCATGCCCACGGGGTGGGCGCGGTGCCTGGCGTCCATTGCCCGCGCGGAGGGGCTGGACGCGAAGGGGCGTGCGCAGCTCCTGGGCTTCGCGGTGATGGGTGGACGGCTGGCGTCGCTGGCGCGCGAGCGTGGGTGGTCGCACGTGCATGTGCACTCGTGCGCCAACGCGGCGCATGTGGCGCTGTTCGCGAACCTGTTGTCGGGGCTGACGTACAGCATGACGCTGCACGGGCCGCTGGATGACTACGGGCCGAACCAGAAGGAGAAGTGGCGCCACGCGAAGTTTGCCTTTGTCATCACGAAGAAGCTGTTGGGCGAGGTGAACCAGGAGCTGGCGGGGCACCTGCCCGCGAGCATCGAGCTGGCGCCCATGGGCGTGGAGCTGAGCAAGTTCAACCGCTCGGTGCCGTATGCCGCGTGGACGGGCGAGGGCCCGCTGCGCATCTTCTCGTGTGGCCGACTCAATCCATGCAAGGGGCACGCTGACCTCATCGACGCGGTGGGCGTCTTGCGCGCGAAGGGCATCGACGCGCGGCTGGCCATCGCGGGCGAGGACGAGGCGGGTGGCACCACGTACCGCAAGGTGCTGGAGGCGAAGCTCGCGGAGACGAAGCTGGGCGACGCGGTGACGCTGCTGGGCGCGGTGGGCGAGGACAAGGTGCGAGGCGAAATCGAGCGCGCGCACATCTTCTCGCTGGCGAGCCTTCAGGAGCCGTTGGGTGTGGCCATCATGGAGGCCATGGCCATGCGCGCGCCGGTGGTGGTGACGGGCGCGGGCGGCGTGAAGGAGCTGGTGGATGACGGCGTGGACGGGTTGCTCGTGCCGCCGCAGGCGCCGCTCGTGCTGGCGGAGAAGCTGGAGAAGGTGGCGCGCAATCCCGCCGAGGCCGAGCGCCTGGGCGAAGCGGGCCGGCGCAAGGTGGAGACGCAGTTCAGCAGTGAGCGCAGCGCGGACATGCTCGCGTTGATGCTCCAGCGCGCGGTGCTCTGA